Proteins co-encoded in one Papaver somniferum cultivar HN1 chromosome 5, ASM357369v1, whole genome shotgun sequence genomic window:
- the LOC113282793 gene encoding uncharacterized protein LOC113282793 isoform X3, which yields MGVTFPIATELLGYCNGLACFKTGGDSGFAAVNVFNPVRCETLVLNYIIPRTGTEYLCHGFGFDSLSKEYKIVLIYTMSTTTTRVNIQEEEEEEEQVFVCMIITLGTNSWRKIVTKTSDISSPPGSPPFPRRMVTKSWKKDQRSATLCGGDLFWRITNYKCTIINDKGGGNVNGVPNGVGNINGVPNGGGNINGGDNINGVGNMNVAPNNDNNNEIEEMLLSFAIHTEKIQFIRLPTRQTTTISTDRHHITLDHHLLEFKGYPCVARSEKILVNKKYHHHRRRNCDNDQGNFCCCIFKVHLYLLEDKVKQVWVEDTRIDITLKKRASLPPPYSSFFKATTATTPPTRLLNLSGNVLVYWFDGDCLIYRNPKMNHFKVVKGSLSCSKKIQDIFEAKKKGVSPGRVIGEDDNIRCPYMDYQLHAQVENILSLKSFIPQGGGTMRGVIEGWYKPRIPSFFQKYLFNATTHMLTYAGKSS from the exons ATGGGCGTAACTTTCCCAATAGCAACAGAACTATTAGGTTACTGTAATGGATTAGCTTGTTTTAAAACTGGTGGAGATAGTGGGTTTGCTGCAGTAAATGTCTTCAACCCAGTTAGGTGTGAAACGCTTGTTCTCAATTATATCATTCCTCGTACTGGTACTGAATATCTGTgtcatggttttggttttgattcattGTCTAAGGAATATAAGATTGTACTTATCTATACTATGAGTACTACTACTACAAGGGTGAACATtcaggaagaggaggaggaggaggagcagGTGTTTGTTTGCATGATTATTACTCTGGGAACTAATTCATGGAGAAAgatagttaccaaaacttctgatATCTCATCACCACCCGGTTCTCCTCCTTTCCCGAGGCGAATGGTAACAAAATCTTGGAAAAAAGATCAAAGATCAGCCACCCTCTGTGGGGGTGATTTATTCTGGAGGATAACCAATTATAAATGTACAATAATCAATGATAAGGGTGGTGGTAATGTGAATGGAGTTCCTAATGGGGTCGGTAATATCAATGGAGTTCCTAATGGAGGTGGTAATATCAATGGAGGTGATAATATTAACGGAGTTGGTAATATGAATGTAGCTcctaataatgataataataatgagATTGAGGAAATGTTGCTCTCATTTGCCATCCACACCGAGAAGATACAGTTCATTCGACTACCAACTAGACAAACTACTACCATATCGACTGATCGTCACCATATAACATTGGATCATCATCTTCTGGAGTTTAAAGGATATCCTTGTGTTGCACGTTCTGAGAAGATATTGGTAAACAAAAAGTATCATCATCATCGACGACGTAACTGTGATAATGATCAAGGTAATTTTTGCTGCTGTATATTCAAAGTTCATCTGTATTTATTGGAGGACAAGGTCAAGCAAGTATGGGTCGAAGACACTAGAATTGATATAACTCTTAAGAAGCGAGCCTCATTACCACCCCCCTACAGTTCTTTCTTTAAGGCTACAACTGCTACTACCCCTCCTACACGTTTATTGAATTTATCTGGTAATGTGTTAGTGTATTGGTTTGATGGAGACTGTCTTATATACCGGAACCCCAAAATGAATCATTTCAAGGTTGTAAAAGGCTCCCTCTCCTGTTCCAAGAAAATTCAGGATATTTTTGAAGCTAAGAAGAAAGGAGTCTCCCCAGGCCGTGTAATTGGTGAGGATGATAATATTCGTTGCCCTTACATGGATTATCAGCTGCATGCTCAAGTGGAGAACATCCTCTCTCTAAAATCCTTTATTCCTCAAGGAGGAGGAACTATGCGTGGTGTAATTGAAG GGTGGTATAAGCCTCGTATACCCTCTTTCTTTCAAAAATATTTGTTCAATGCCACTACTCATATGCTCACATACGCAG GTAAAAGCTCCTGA
- the LOC113282793 gene encoding uncharacterized protein LOC113282793 isoform X4 has translation MGVTFPIATELLGYCNGLACFKTGGDSGFAAVNVFNPVRCETLVLNYIIPRTGTEYLCHGFGFDSLSKEYKIVLIYTMSTTTTRVNIQEEEEEEEQVFVCMIITLGTNSWRKIVTKTSDISSPPGSPPFPRRMVTKSWKKDQRSATLCGGDLFWRITNYKCTIINDKGGGNVNGVPNGVGNINGVPNGGGNINGGDNINGVGNMNVAPNNDNNNEIEEMLLSFAIHTEKIQFIRLPTRQTTTISTDRHHITLDHHLLEFKGYPCVARSEKILVNKKYHHHRRRNCDNDQGNFCCCIFKVHLYLLEDKVKQVWVEDTRIDITLKKRASLPPPYSSFFKATTATTPPTRLLNLSGNVLVYWFDGDCLIYRNPKMNHFKVVKGSLSCSKKIQDIFEAKKKGVSPGRVIGEDDNIRCPYMDYQLHAQVENILSLKSFIPQGGGTMRGVIEGKSS, from the exons ATGGGCGTAACTTTCCCAATAGCAACAGAACTATTAGGTTACTGTAATGGATTAGCTTGTTTTAAAACTGGTGGAGATAGTGGGTTTGCTGCAGTAAATGTCTTCAACCCAGTTAGGTGTGAAACGCTTGTTCTCAATTATATCATTCCTCGTACTGGTACTGAATATCTGTgtcatggttttggttttgattcattGTCTAAGGAATATAAGATTGTACTTATCTATACTATGAGTACTACTACTACAAGGGTGAACATtcaggaagaggaggaggaggaggagcagGTGTTTGTTTGCATGATTATTACTCTGGGAACTAATTCATGGAGAAAgatagttaccaaaacttctgatATCTCATCACCACCCGGTTCTCCTCCTTTCCCGAGGCGAATGGTAACAAAATCTTGGAAAAAAGATCAAAGATCAGCCACCCTCTGTGGGGGTGATTTATTCTGGAGGATAACCAATTATAAATGTACAATAATCAATGATAAGGGTGGTGGTAATGTGAATGGAGTTCCTAATGGGGTCGGTAATATCAATGGAGTTCCTAATGGAGGTGGTAATATCAATGGAGGTGATAATATTAACGGAGTTGGTAATATGAATGTAGCTcctaataatgataataataatgagATTGAGGAAATGTTGCTCTCATTTGCCATCCACACCGAGAAGATACAGTTCATTCGACTACCAACTAGACAAACTACTACCATATCGACTGATCGTCACCATATAACATTGGATCATCATCTTCTGGAGTTTAAAGGATATCCTTGTGTTGCACGTTCTGAGAAGATATTGGTAAACAAAAAGTATCATCATCATCGACGACGTAACTGTGATAATGATCAAGGTAATTTTTGCTGCTGTATATTCAAAGTTCATCTGTATTTATTGGAGGACAAGGTCAAGCAAGTATGGGTCGAAGACACTAGAATTGATATAACTCTTAAGAAGCGAGCCTCATTACCACCCCCCTACAGTTCTTTCTTTAAGGCTACAACTGCTACTACCCCTCCTACACGTTTATTGAATTTATCTGGTAATGTGTTAGTGTATTGGTTTGATGGAGACTGTCTTATATACCGGAACCCCAAAATGAATCATTTCAAGGTTGTAAAAGGCTCCCTCTCCTGTTCCAAGAAAATTCAGGATATTTTTGAAGCTAAGAAGAAAGGAGTCTCCCCAGGCCGTGTAATTGGTGAGGATGATAATATTCGTTGCCCTTACATGGATTATCAGCTGCATGCTCAAGTGGAGAACATCCTCTCTCTAAAATCCTTTATTCCTCAAGGAGGAGGAACTATGCGTGGTGTAATTGAAG GTAAAAGCTCCTGA
- the LOC113282793 gene encoding uncharacterized protein LOC113282793 isoform X2 has protein sequence MGVTFPIATELLGYCNGLACFKTGGDSGFAAVNVFNPVRCETLVLNYIIPRTGTEYLCHGFGFDSLSKEYKIVLIYTMSTTTTRVNIQEEEEEEEQVFVCMIITLGTNSWRKIVTKTSDISSPPGSPPFPRRMVTKSWKKDQRSATLCGGDLFWRITNYKCTIINDKGGGNVNGVPNGVGNINGVPNGGGNINGGDNINGVGNMNVAPNNDNNNEIEEMLLSFAIHTEKIQFIRLPTRQTTTISTDRHHITLDHHLLEFKGYPCVARSEKILVNKKYHHHRRRNCDNDQGNFCCCIFKVHLYLLEDKVKQVWVEDTRIDITLKKRASLPPPYSSFFKATTATTPPTRLLNLSGNVLVYWFDGDCLIYRNPKMNHFKVVKGSLSCSKKIQDIFEAKKKGVSPGRVIGEDDNIRCPYMDYQLHAQVENILSLKSFIPQGGGTMRGVIEGWYKPRIPSFFQKYLFNATTHMLTYAENYSRPS, from the exons ATGGGCGTAACTTTCCCAATAGCAACAGAACTATTAGGTTACTGTAATGGATTAGCTTGTTTTAAAACTGGTGGAGATAGTGGGTTTGCTGCAGTAAATGTCTTCAACCCAGTTAGGTGTGAAACGCTTGTTCTCAATTATATCATTCCTCGTACTGGTACTGAATATCTGTgtcatggttttggttttgattcattGTCTAAGGAATATAAGATTGTACTTATCTATACTATGAGTACTACTACTACAAGGGTGAACATtcaggaagaggaggaggaggaggagcagGTGTTTGTTTGCATGATTATTACTCTGGGAACTAATTCATGGAGAAAgatagttaccaaaacttctgatATCTCATCACCACCCGGTTCTCCTCCTTTCCCGAGGCGAATGGTAACAAAATCTTGGAAAAAAGATCAAAGATCAGCCACCCTCTGTGGGGGTGATTTATTCTGGAGGATAACCAATTATAAATGTACAATAATCAATGATAAGGGTGGTGGTAATGTGAATGGAGTTCCTAATGGGGTCGGTAATATCAATGGAGTTCCTAATGGAGGTGGTAATATCAATGGAGGTGATAATATTAACGGAGTTGGTAATATGAATGTAGCTcctaataatgataataataatgagATTGAGGAAATGTTGCTCTCATTTGCCATCCACACCGAGAAGATACAGTTCATTCGACTACCAACTAGACAAACTACTACCATATCGACTGATCGTCACCATATAACATTGGATCATCATCTTCTGGAGTTTAAAGGATATCCTTGTGTTGCACGTTCTGAGAAGATATTGGTAAACAAAAAGTATCATCATCATCGACGACGTAACTGTGATAATGATCAAGGTAATTTTTGCTGCTGTATATTCAAAGTTCATCTGTATTTATTGGAGGACAAGGTCAAGCAAGTATGGGTCGAAGACACTAGAATTGATATAACTCTTAAGAAGCGAGCCTCATTACCACCCCCCTACAGTTCTTTCTTTAAGGCTACAACTGCTACTACCCCTCCTACACGTTTATTGAATTTATCTGGTAATGTGTTAGTGTATTGGTTTGATGGAGACTGTCTTATATACCGGAACCCCAAAATGAATCATTTCAAGGTTGTAAAAGGCTCCCTCTCCTGTTCCAAGAAAATTCAGGATATTTTTGAAGCTAAGAAGAAAGGAGTCTCCCCAGGCCGTGTAATTGGTGAGGATGATAATATTCGTTGCCCTTACATGGATTATCAGCTGCATGCTCAAGTGGAGAACATCCTCTCTCTAAAATCCTTTATTCCTCAAGGAGGAGGAACTATGCGTGGTGTAATTGAAG GGTGGTATAAGCCTCGTATACCCTCTTTCTTTCAAAAATATTTGTTCAATGCCACTACTCATATGCTCACATACGCAG AAAATTACTCCCGCCCTAGCTAG
- the LOC113282793 gene encoding uncharacterized protein LOC113282793 isoform X1, with protein MGVTFPIATELLGYCNGLACFKTGGDSGFAAVNVFNPVRCETLVLNYIIPRTGTEYLCHGFGFDSLSKEYKIVLIYTMSTTTTRVNIQEEEEEEEQVFVCMIITLGTNSWRKIVTKTSDISSPPGSPPFPRRMVTKSWKKDQRSATLCGGDLFWRITNYKCTIINDKGGGNVNGVPNGVGNINGVPNGGGNINGGDNINGVGNMNVAPNNDNNNEIEEMLLSFAIHTEKIQFIRLPTRQTTTISTDRHHITLDHHLLEFKGYPCVARSEKILVNKKYHHHRRRNCDNDQGNFCCCIFKVHLYLLEDKVKQVWVEDTRIDITLKKRASLPPPYSSFFKATTATTPPTRLLNLSGNVLVYWFDGDCLIYRNPKMNHFKVVKGSLSCSKKIQDIFEAKKKGVSPGRVIGEDDNIRCPYMDYQLHAQVENILSLKSFIPQGGGTMRGVIEGTSEFQDYLISNLEKPPAGWMTTGRKPAKYYAFD; from the coding sequence ATGGGCGTAACTTTCCCAATAGCAACAGAACTATTAGGTTACTGTAATGGATTAGCTTGTTTTAAAACTGGTGGAGATAGTGGGTTTGCTGCAGTAAATGTCTTCAACCCAGTTAGGTGTGAAACGCTTGTTCTCAATTATATCATTCCTCGTACTGGTACTGAATATCTGTgtcatggttttggttttgattcattGTCTAAGGAATATAAGATTGTACTTATCTATACTATGAGTACTACTACTACAAGGGTGAACATtcaggaagaggaggaggaggaggagcagGTGTTTGTTTGCATGATTATTACTCTGGGAACTAATTCATGGAGAAAgatagttaccaaaacttctgatATCTCATCACCACCCGGTTCTCCTCCTTTCCCGAGGCGAATGGTAACAAAATCTTGGAAAAAAGATCAAAGATCAGCCACCCTCTGTGGGGGTGATTTATTCTGGAGGATAACCAATTATAAATGTACAATAATCAATGATAAGGGTGGTGGTAATGTGAATGGAGTTCCTAATGGGGTCGGTAATATCAATGGAGTTCCTAATGGAGGTGGTAATATCAATGGAGGTGATAATATTAACGGAGTTGGTAATATGAATGTAGCTcctaataatgataataataatgagATTGAGGAAATGTTGCTCTCATTTGCCATCCACACCGAGAAGATACAGTTCATTCGACTACCAACTAGACAAACTACTACCATATCGACTGATCGTCACCATATAACATTGGATCATCATCTTCTGGAGTTTAAAGGATATCCTTGTGTTGCACGTTCTGAGAAGATATTGGTAAACAAAAAGTATCATCATCATCGACGACGTAACTGTGATAATGATCAAGGTAATTTTTGCTGCTGTATATTCAAAGTTCATCTGTATTTATTGGAGGACAAGGTCAAGCAAGTATGGGTCGAAGACACTAGAATTGATATAACTCTTAAGAAGCGAGCCTCATTACCACCCCCCTACAGTTCTTTCTTTAAGGCTACAACTGCTACTACCCCTCCTACACGTTTATTGAATTTATCTGGTAATGTGTTAGTGTATTGGTTTGATGGAGACTGTCTTATATACCGGAACCCCAAAATGAATCATTTCAAGGTTGTAAAAGGCTCCCTCTCCTGTTCCAAGAAAATTCAGGATATTTTTGAAGCTAAGAAGAAAGGAGTCTCCCCAGGCCGTGTAATTGGTGAGGATGATAATATTCGTTGCCCTTACATGGATTATCAGCTGCATGCTCAAGTGGAGAACATCCTCTCTCTAAAATCCTTTATTCCTCAAGGAGGAGGAACTATGCGTGGTGTAATTGAAGGTACCAGTGAATTTCAAGATTATTTAATATCAAATTTGGAAAAACCTCCTGCAGGATGGATGACCACGGGAAGAAAACCCGCAAAATATTATGCATTCGATTAG